In Humulus lupulus chromosome 7, drHumLupu1.1, whole genome shotgun sequence, the following are encoded in one genomic region:
- the LOC133792266 gene encoding uncharacterized protein LOC133792266, with protein sequence MDLTQLPLGEHVNIDGKKKGDFFKKIHEKTKENIERSTQQYIHQANKGSKKDIFEQADWMWLHVRKERLPEQRHSKFLHRGDGPFQAMEHINDNAYKIDLPGEYGVSASFNVSDLSLFDVGDDLRANQFQEGGNDANQGANGVVHNHHGRGSPRNQEDVPNDPLRLSSGPITRLRAKRFKDALIGLIQK encoded by the coding sequence atggatttaactCAATTACCATTGGGTGAGCATGTGAACATAGATGGCAAAAAGAAAGGTGATTTCTTCAAGAAGATTCATGAGAAAACAAAGGAAAATATAGAAAGGAGCACCCAACAATACATCCATCAAGCAAACAAGGGTAGCAAAAAGGATATTTTTGAACAAGCAGATTGGATGTGGTTACATGTGAGGAAAGAGCGTCTTCCAGAGCAACGACATTCAAAATTTCTTCATAGGGGTGATGGACCATTTCAAGCCATGGAACacatcaatgacaatgcctacaagATTGACTTACCTGGTGAGTATGGAGTAAGTGCTAGCTTTAATGTTTCTGATCTATCTCTTTTTGATGTAGGTGATGATTTGAGGGCAAATCAATTTCAAGAAGGGGGGAATGATGCAAATCAAGGAGCTAATGGAGTTGTTCATAATCATCATGGACGTGGGTCTCCAAGGAATCAAGAAGATGTCCCCAATGATCCACTAAGATTGTCTAGTGGGCCAATTACAAGACTTAGAGCTAAACGTTTCAAAGACGCTCTAATTGGGCTGATTCAAAAATAG